A genomic window from Peromyscus maniculatus bairdii isolate BWxNUB_F1_BW_parent chromosome 1, HU_Pman_BW_mat_3.1, whole genome shotgun sequence includes:
- the C1H19orf18 gene encoding uncharacterized protein C19orf18 homolog, with the protein MNKVQSSMFLFWCLLECLLHVCLPYVDELYPFGKAAGLPGSVQLPTPKAPVEKPGGPSSIARENAITVTPTSGSTLKPSESQTSKGTSQNTDTPEPTEISHEFLARSAVPRFNSWNAVIIPRRPGLVHVISVSSIAFAVALICGLIISYMIHRLVKAEEKQQLATLYENVEIPLLDEKEVSEGDVQAETDEPHPENEELGKFIGSVIRTKRREHILKKKMKGEQNLPTENPLESSNYADQVESHDNVESHDSMEKDEEEENL; encoded by the exons ATGAACAAGGTTCAGagttctatgtttttattttggtgtttatTGGAATGCCTACTTCATGTCTGCTTACCTTATGTAGATGAGCTTTATCCTTTTGGGAAAGCAGCAGGCTTACCAG GGAGTGTACAGTTACCAACACCAAAAGCGCCTGTGGAAAAACCTGGAGGCCCCAGTTCAATAGCTCGAGAAAACGCGATAACCGTAACGCCTACAA GTGGATCAACTCTGAAGCCCTCAGAATCCCAGACAAGTAAAG gaaCATCACAGAATACTGATACACCTGAGCCGACAGAAATCTCTCATGAGTTCTTGGCACGTTCTGCAGTCCCCAGGTTCAACTCTTGGAATGCAG taATAATTCCACGTAGACCTGGTCTTGTTCATGTAATTTCAGTTTCAAGTATAGCCTTTGCTGTTGCCCTGATATGTGGACTCATAATCTCCTATATGATACA TCGGCTGGTAAAAGCTGAGGAAAAACAGCAGCTTGCAACATTGTATGAAAATGTCGAGATTCCACTTTTAGATGAAAAGGAGGTCTCTGAAGGTGATGTCCAGGCTGAGACTGATGAACCACATCCAGAGAATGAGGAACTGGGGAAGTTTATCGGTTCAG TtattagaacaaaaagaagggaacacattttgaagaagaaaatgaagggagAGCAAAATCTACCCACAGAGAATCCATTGGAGAGTTCAAATTATGCTGATCAAGTGGAGAGTCATGACAACGTGGAGAGTCATGACAGCATGgagaaagatgaagaagaggagaatCTATGA